Within the Acidimicrobiales bacterium genome, the region AGCGCCTTGGTCACCGACGAGATCTGGGTTAGGACGTCGATGCAGTACGTGTCCTCGTTGACCAGGCGTTGGAGGCCGCGGACCTGGCCTTCGATCCGGCGGAGCCGGACGAGGAAGTCATCCTTGGAGGGGGAGTAGCCAACCATAGGGGTAGGGGGTATCGTAGCGCGGCGAGCAATGGACACCACGCCGGACGGATGGAACAGGTGACGACGAGGACGATCGACCTTCCAATCGACGGAATGACCTGTGCCGGGTGTGCGGCCCGGATCGGTCGTGGATTGTCGGAGCTAGATGGGGTGGCCGATGCCCAGGTCAACTTCGCCACGGAGCGGGCGACCATCTCCTACCACCCGGAGAAGGTGGACCTTGGGGCCTTTGATAAGGCCGTTCAGAGACTCGGATACAAGGTGGTAGTCGAGCCGTTGTCGGAGGGGGTGGTGGACGACCGCGAGGTGGACGGTTCTAACCGGCGGCTCATCCTGGCCGGCGCCCTCACCGTTCCCGTTGTCTTGCTCTCCATGGTCTCGGCGCTGGACTTTCCGGGTATCGAGTGGGTGATCGGCTTTTTGGCCACACCGGTCGTGTGGGGGGTCGGGTGGCCGTTCCACCGGGTAGCCATCCACAACCTCCGCCACCGGGCAACCACCATGGACACCCTGGTCTCGATGGGAACGGTGGCCGCCTGGGCCTGGTCGGTTATCGCGCTGGTTCTGGGGCGCGGCCACATCTACTTCGAGACGGCGGCCGTCATCGTGGCCCTAATCCTGTTC harbors:
- a CDS encoding metal-sensitive transcriptional regulator; protein product: MVGYSPSKDDFLVRLRRIEGQVRGLQRLVNEDTYCIDVLTQISSVTKALQGVGVALLDEHIRHCVSEAVQEGGDTADETVEEVVAAIQRLLRS